A genomic region of Hydrogenovibrio crunogenus contains the following coding sequences:
- the fliE gene encoding flagellar hook-basal body complex protein FliE — protein MVWLQLDVVNLTLNLAYELLNYVIISLLTMVLLQRLCDDKLEFYTKMSNSVDTQSLMLQMRSLAAEAASQSQPVQKAEKGAQAAENFSDLLSQSVNAVATEQNKSSAMKTAFEKGEDVDLTEVMVQAQKASLSFQAMTQVRNKLVEAYKDIKNMPI, from the coding sequence ATGGTTTGGCTGCAATTAGATGTCGTTAATTTGACGCTTAATTTGGCATATGAATTGCTGAACTATGTCATAATTAGCTTACTGACGATGGTCTTATTACAAAGACTATGTGATGACAAACTGGAGTTTTACACAAAAATGAGTAATTCGGTCGATACACAAAGCCTTATGTTGCAGATGAGAAGTTTGGCTGCAGAAGCGGCATCTCAATCTCAACCGGTTCAAAAAGCTGAAAAAGGCGCCCAAGCTGCGGAGAATTTTTCCGATTTACTCTCTCAATCGGTTAATGCCGTCGCAACAGAGCAAAATAAATCATCCGCCATGAAAACTGCCTTTGAAAAAGGGGAGGACGTTGATTTAACGGAAGTAATGGTTCAAGCACAAAAGGCAAGTTTGTCTTTTCAAGCAATGACTCAAGTAAGAAATAAACTGGTCGAAGCTTATAAAGATATTAAAAACATGCCTATTTAA
- a CDS encoding sigma-54-dependent transcriptional regulator: MSIAKILVVEDDTELQEALVDTLELNGFDVVSVGSAEEALVALDDEIAMVFTDIRMDGMNGYDLMKRIRAIKPYLPIVLMTAYGTVEQAVEAMKSGAVDYILKPFEADVLVEKAKAYFYRDASAEEDFVVADATTVQLKSMAKKVAESDASVLITGESGTGKEVLARFIHNHSTRSKQPFVAINCAAIPENMLEATLFGYEKGSFTGAMKAMPGKFELAQGGTIFLDEIGEMKPDLQAKLLRVLQEREVERIGSSKLIKLDVRVLSASNVDMKKAMADGDFREDLFYRLNVFPMRIPPLRERPKDIAAIAERLLQRHCGGRRVEPMMSAPAMRSLIQFQWPGNIRELDNVIQRALVMMSGETIQEQDILFDDSFHQNAGTSQANSVKEVEASAVDTHQSVATDGQSPSTDLKEREVQIILETLKANNGHRQKTAEALNISPRTLRYKLARFKEQGLDVL, from the coding sequence TGAGATTGCGATGGTTTTCACTGACATCCGTATGGATGGGATGAATGGTTATGATTTGATGAAACGTATTCGAGCGATCAAGCCATACCTACCTATTGTGTTAATGACGGCTTATGGAACGGTAGAGCAGGCTGTTGAAGCGATGAAGTCAGGCGCGGTAGATTATATCTTGAAGCCTTTTGAAGCGGATGTTTTAGTAGAAAAAGCAAAAGCGTATTTTTATCGAGACGCCTCGGCGGAAGAAGATTTTGTGGTGGCTGACGCAACAACCGTACAATTGAAATCGATGGCAAAAAAAGTCGCCGAAAGTGACGCGTCGGTTTTGATTACAGGAGAAAGTGGCACCGGGAAAGAAGTTTTGGCTCGGTTTATTCATAATCATTCCACGCGAAGCAAACAGCCTTTTGTTGCTATCAACTGTGCCGCAATTCCTGAAAACATGCTGGAAGCGACCTTGTTTGGTTATGAAAAAGGTTCTTTTACCGGTGCAATGAAAGCGATGCCAGGTAAGTTTGAACTGGCGCAGGGTGGAACCATTTTTTTAGATGAAATTGGCGAAATGAAACCTGACTTGCAAGCGAAGTTATTAAGGGTTTTACAAGAACGAGAAGTGGAACGTATCGGTAGTTCTAAGCTAATTAAATTAGATGTGCGCGTATTGAGTGCATCCAATGTTGATATGAAAAAAGCGATGGCTGATGGCGATTTTCGAGAAGATTTGTTTTATCGGTTAAATGTTTTTCCGATGCGGATTCCGCCTTTGAGAGAGCGCCCCAAAGATATTGCTGCTATTGCAGAACGCCTATTGCAGCGTCATTGCGGTGGTCGAAGAGTAGAGCCAATGATGTCGGCTCCTGCAATGCGTTCATTAATTCAATTTCAATGGCCAGGAAATATTCGAGAGCTTGATAATGTCATTCAAAGAGCATTGGTGATGATGTCTGGTGAAACCATTCAAGAACAGGATATTTTGTTTGATGATAGCTTTCATCAAAATGCGGGGACTTCCCAGGCAAATAGCGTTAAAGAGGTGGAAGCTTCAGCTGTGGATACTCACCAATCCGTTGCGACAGATGGTCAGTCGCCCTCAACGGATTTAAAAGAGCGTGAAGTGCAAATTATTTTAGAAACGTTAAAAGCGAACAATGGTCATCGTCAAAAAACGGCTGAGGCACTGAATATTAGTCCAAGGACCTTAAGGTATAAACTGGCACGCTTTAAAGAGCAAGGGTTGGACGTTTTATAA